One window of Triticum dicoccoides isolate Atlit2015 ecotype Zavitan chromosome 5A, WEW_v2.0, whole genome shotgun sequence genomic DNA carries:
- the LOC119301867 gene encoding probable carboxylesterase 2: MVSKMKRLPTLAKVALLLLVLLLLLAATLLLIFLVPRRRTAPLPPAAAPPAPADNCSSDRAVAFDFSPFLVQYRGGCVHRMDGTARVPAGVDAATGVVSKDVVIDHATGLGARMYLPPAEGKGGGRKEKQKDLPVVVFFHGGAFVIMTPFEPKYHDYLNVLVARARVVAVSVDYRLAPEHPLPAAYDDSWAALNWAVKNAGAGPEPWLRDRGNLSRLFLAGDSAGANIAHNMAMRAGDVNWSGLEGGAGVLGVLLLDPYFWGKRPVGAETTDPATRRRYEATWSFVCGGRYGIDDPLINPLAAPAWALRRLACGRVAVTTSGLDDFEARGEAYAAALNGSGWRGEVVRYETAGERHVYFLDQPGSPKSARELAFAAAYLSRG; this comes from the coding sequence ATGGTCTCCAAGATGAAGCGGCTGCCGACGCTGGCCAAGGTggccctgctcctcctcgtcctgctcctcctcctcgccgccaccCTGCTGCTCATCTTCCTCGTCCCGCGCCGCCGCACGGcgccgctgccgcccgccgccgcgcccccggcGCCGGCGGACAACTGCTCCTCCGACCGCGCCGTGGCGTTCGACTTCTCCCCGTTCCTCGTCCAGTACAGGGGCGGCTGCGTCCACCGGATGGACGGCACCGCGCGGGTCCCCGCCGGCGTCGACGCCGCCACCGGGGTCGTCTCCAAGGACGTCGTCATCGACCACGCGACCGGCCTCGGGGCCAGGATGTACCTGCCGCCGGCGGAGGGGAAAGGCGGGGGCAGGAAGGAGAAGCAGAAGGACCTGCCGGTGGTGGTGTTCTTCCACGGCGGCGCGTTCGTCATCATGACGCCGTTCGAGCCCAAGTACCACGACTACCTCAACGTGCTGGTGGCCAGGGCGCGCGTGGTGGCGGTGTCCGTGGACTACCGCCTGGCGCCGGAGCACCCGCTGCCGGCCGCCTACGACGACTCGTGGGCGGCGCTCAACTGGGCCGTCAAGAACGCGGGCGCCGGGCCGGAGCCGTGGCTGCGGGACCGGGGGAACCTCTCACGCCTGTTCCTCGCCGGCGACAGCGCGGGCGCCAACATCGCGCACAACATGGCGATGCGGGCCGGGGACGTGAACTGGAGCGGGCTGGAGGGCGGCGCGGGCGTCCTGGGCGTGCTGCTCCTGGACCCCTACTTCTGGGGGAAGCGGCCGGTGGGCGCGGAGACGACGGACCCGGCCACGCGGCGGCGGTACGAGGCGACGTGGTCGTTCGTGTGCGGCGGGCGGTACGGCATCGACGACCCGCTGATCAACCCGCTGGCGGCGCCGGCGTGGGCGCTGCGGAGGCTGGCGTGCGGCCGCGTGGCGGTGACCACGTCGGGGCTGGACGACTTCGAGGCGCGCGGGGAGGCGTACGCGGCGGCGCTCAACGGCAGCGGGTGGCGCGGCGAGGTGGTGCGGTACGAGACCGCCGGCGAGCGGCACGTCTACTTCCTGGACCAGCCCGGCAGCCCCAAGTCCGCCAGGGAGCTGGCGTTCGCGGCCGCCTACCTCAGCCGGGGCTAG
- the LOC119301868 gene encoding tuliposide A-converting enzyme 1, chloroplastic-like produces MAGSGASDDEVVLEIEHCIRVFKSGRVERYFGSDPVPASTDAGTGVASKDRTISPDVAVRLYLPPLATEGVDGKKLPVLVYFHGGGFVLHTAFNAVFHAYLSSLAARARAIVVSVDYRLAPEHPLPAAYDDSWQALRWVASHAPGGAGEEPWLADHGDFSRLSLGGESAGANIAHHLAMRAGAEGLPRGATISGGIVLVHPYFLGHGKVPSEDSDPVMAENVVKMWRVVCPQTTGVDDPWINPLAAGAPTMRGLACRRALVCLAETDVVRDRGRAYCDGLKASGWAGEVELLEVAGQGHCFHLVDFTCDDAVRQDDAIARFLNL; encoded by the coding sequence ATGGCAGGCTCCGGCGCCAGCGACGACGAGGTCGTCCTGGAGATCGAGCACTGCATCCGCGTATTCAAGAGCGGCCGCGTGGAGCGCTACTTCGGCTCCGACCCCGTCCCGGCCTCTAccgacgccggcaccggcgtcgccTCGAAAGACCGCACAATCTCCCCCGACGTGGCCGTCCGCCTCTACCTCCCGCCCCTCGCCACGGAGGGCGTCGACGGGAAGAAGCTACCCGTCCTCGTCTACTTCCACGGCGGCGGTTTCGTCCTCCACACCGCCTTCAACGCCGTCTTCCACGCGTACCTCTCCTCCCTCGCCGCGCGCGCCCGGGCCATCGTCGTCTCCGTCGACTACCGCCTCGCGCCCGAGCACCCCCTCCCCGCCGCCTACGACGACTCCTGGCAAGCCCTACGCTGGGTGGCGTCCCACGCccccggcggcgccggcgaggagccCTGGCTCGCCGACCACGGCGACTTCTCCCGCCTGTCCCTCGGCGGCGAGAGCGCGGGCGCCAACATCGCACACCACCTGGCGATGCGCGCCGGCGCCGAGGGCCTGCCCCGCGGCGCGACCATCAGCGGCGGCATCGTGCTGGTCCACCCCTACTTCCTGGGCCACGGCAAGGTGCCCTCCGAGGACAGCGACCCCGTGATGGCCGAGAACGTGGTGAAGATGTGGCGCGTGGTGTGCCCCCAGACCACGGGCGTCGACGACCCGTGGATCAACCCGCTGGCCGCCGGCGCGCCGACGATGCGCGGGCTGGCGTGCCGGCGCGCGCTCGTGTGCCTCGCGGAGACGGACGTGGTCCGCGACCGCGGCCGCGCGTACTGCGATGGGCTCAAGGCGAGCGGGTGGGCTGGGGAGGTGGAGCTGCTCGAGGTGGCCGGGCAGGGCCACTGCTTCCATCTCGTCGACTTCACCTGCGACGATGCCGTCAGGCAGGACGACGCCATTGCCAGGTTCCTGAATCTGTAG